In one Stenotrophomonas maltophilia genomic region, the following are encoded:
- a CDS encoding LysR family transcriptional regulator encodes MDRFTALRAFVRIVERRSFTRAAEDLGLPRATVTDAIKALERRLGVRLLHRTTRRVVPTLEGEAFYGRCLRLIADMDDAEAAFRDVPPRGTLRIEVHGTLGRHLLFPHLPEFLQRYPDIELDVSEGDRYVDLLREGVDAALRVGTLADSDLVARRLALLREVTVASPSYVGSHGLPDSIDALLSGHRMVGFRSGASGQLIPLEFQQAGQVRHVPLPATVRVSGADAFLGAALAGLGIIQAPRYRLDPYIERGQLLELLAESPPTPSPLSLVHPRNRTPSPRLRVFIDWIAGVFAPDR; translated from the coding sequence ATGGATCGATTCACCGCCCTGCGCGCTTTTGTCCGTATCGTCGAACGTCGCAGCTTCACCCGCGCTGCAGAGGACCTGGGGCTGCCGAGGGCCACGGTGACCGACGCGATCAAGGCGCTGGAGCGGCGGCTGGGGGTGAGGCTGTTGCACAGGACCACGCGACGGGTGGTGCCGACCCTCGAGGGCGAAGCCTTCTATGGCCGCTGCCTGCGCCTGATCGCCGACATGGACGATGCCGAAGCCGCATTCCGTGATGTCCCGCCGCGCGGCACGCTGCGCATCGAAGTGCACGGAACGCTTGGTCGGCACTTGTTGTTTCCGCACCTGCCCGAGTTCCTGCAGCGCTATCCCGACATCGAGCTGGACGTGAGCGAGGGGGATCGCTACGTGGATCTGCTGCGCGAAGGCGTGGATGCCGCGCTTCGGGTCGGCACCCTGGCCGACAGCGATCTGGTCGCGCGGCGCCTGGCACTGCTGCGCGAAGTCACCGTTGCCTCACCGTCCTACGTGGGTTCGCATGGGCTGCCGGACAGTATCGACGCGCTGCTGTCCGGTCATCGGATGGTCGGTTTCCGTTCCGGTGCCAGCGGACAGTTGATTCCTCTGGAGTTCCAGCAGGCCGGGCAGGTGCGCCATGTGCCTCTGCCGGCAACCGTACGGGTATCCGGCGCAGATGCCTTCCTGGGGGCGGCACTGGCGGGGCTCGGCATCATCCAGGCGCCGCGCTACCGGCTGGATCCCTATATCGAACGTGGTCAGTTGCTGGAGTTGCTGGCGGAATCGCCGCCCACACCCAGCCCGTTGAGCCTGGTTCACCCGCGCAACCGCACGCCGTCGCCGCGGTTGCGGGTATTCATCGACTGGATTGCCGGCGTGTTTGCGCCGGACCGCTAG
- a CDS encoding SDR family oxidoreductase has protein sequence MSSSSPRTVALVTGGSRGIGAAISRRLAADGHAVAINYAGRREEADALAAELVSAGGQTIALQADVADPQAVSRLFDAVEARFEGIDVVVNSAGVLQLAPLSATDDALFDRVTAINLKGAFNVLRESARRVRDGGRIVALSTSVVGLKLENYGVYAASKAAVETLTAILSKELRGRGITVNAVAPGPTATDLFLEGKSPELIERLAQMNPLERLGTPDDIAGAVAFLAGTDGGWINGQVLRANGGMV, from the coding sequence ATGTCCAGCTCCTCTCCCCGTACCGTCGCCCTGGTCACCGGCGGCTCCCGCGGCATCGGCGCCGCGATCTCGCGTCGGCTGGCGGCCGACGGCCATGCGGTTGCGATCAACTATGCCGGCCGCCGCGAAGAGGCTGATGCCCTGGCCGCCGAGCTGGTCTCCGCCGGCGGCCAAACCATTGCGCTGCAGGCCGACGTGGCCGATCCGCAGGCGGTGAGCCGCTTGTTCGATGCCGTCGAGGCTCGATTCGAGGGCATCGATGTGGTGGTCAACAGCGCCGGAGTGCTGCAGCTTGCGCCGCTGTCAGCCACCGACGACGCGTTGTTCGATCGGGTCACCGCCATCAATCTCAAGGGCGCCTTCAACGTGCTGCGTGAGAGCGCGCGACGCGTCCGCGACGGCGGCCGCATCGTCGCGCTGTCCACCAGCGTGGTCGGCCTCAAGCTGGAGAACTACGGTGTCTACGCCGCAAGCAAGGCGGCCGTGGAAACCCTGACGGCGATACTCAGCAAGGAGCTGCGTGGCCGTGGCATCACGGTCAATGCCGTGGCACCCGGCCCGACCGCGACCGACCTGTTCCTGGAGGGCAAGTCGCCGGAACTGATCGAGCGCCTGGCGCAGATGAATCCGCTGGAGCGGCTGGGCACGCCGGACGACATCGCCGGCGCGGTGGCTTTCCTGGCTGGCACCGACGGCGGCTGGATCAATGGCCAGGTGCTGCGAGCCAATGGCGGGATGGTGTGA